One Prolixibacteraceae bacterium DNA segment encodes these proteins:
- a CDS encoding YbbR-like domain-containing protein — MIKEKFLRAVRRINPKSKAPEKDIRIFVVCFIVSLCFWLLNALSKTYTTSITYPVQYKEIPKDRIITSELPSEIDLRVSGFGFALLRLKLQINPTPIVFNISKLATPWISASADTTVTVSSIVLKKQLSHIISSEIDIDEIEPSSIYLRFEEIITKKVKVIPNIDISPKSQYILVDSIKCNPQWVTIKGPKSKVLKVDEIKTTAQSYTNVSKPISRIISLRTPEEIQSTPSEIKIEANIEQFTEGEMDVNIIPLNVPDSLRIFTFPKKIHITFTAPISKYKKIDKRTFQANITWDMIDVHNKMPIHVKAQNKMIHNFHFSPKEVDYIIQKKID; from the coding sequence GTGATAAAAGAGAAGTTTCTTCGTGCAGTAAGGAGAATAAACCCAAAAAGCAAGGCTCCAGAGAAAGACATTCGTATCTTCGTCGTTTGTTTTATTGTCTCCTTATGCTTTTGGCTACTTAATGCCCTCTCTAAAACCTACACCACCAGCATCACCTATCCTGTTCAATATAAAGAGATACCAAAAGATAGAATTATCACATCGGAACTACCATCCGAGATAGATCTTAGAGTTAGTGGGTTTGGATTCGCTCTTCTTAGACTAAAACTTCAAATCAATCCGACTCCGATTGTATTCAATATTTCCAAATTGGCAACACCTTGGATAAGTGCATCCGCAGATACTACAGTCACTGTATCTTCTATTGTCCTGAAGAAACAGTTATCTCATATAATCAGTTCAGAAATAGATATTGACGAAATTGAGCCAAGCTCTATCTACTTACGCTTCGAAGAGATCATTACAAAGAAAGTGAAGGTAATACCAAATATCGATATCTCTCCGAAATCCCAATACATACTAGTGGACAGCATTAAATGTAACCCTCAATGGGTTACAATCAAAGGCCCCAAAAGTAAAGTTTTAAAAGTTGATGAGATCAAAACTACTGCCCAGAGCTATACAAACGTATCCAAACCAATCAGTAGGATTATCTCTCTAAGAACACCAGAAGAGATCCAGTCAACACCTTCTGAAATAAAAATAGAAGCCAATATCGAACAATTTACCGAAGGGGAAATGGATGTAAACATAATCCCTTTAAATGTTCCTGACTCTCTTAGAATATTTACTTTTCCCAAAAAAATACATATTACATTTACAGCACCGATCAGCAAGTATAAAAAAATTGACAAGAGAACATTCCAAGCAAACATTACATGGGATATGATTGACGTGCACAACAAAATGCCAATCCATGTGAAGGCACAAAATAAAATGATTCATAATTTTCATTTTAGTCCAAAGGAGGTTGATTACATTATTCAAAAAAAGATAGATTAA
- a CDS encoding efflux RND transporter permease subunit — protein MVNFLIRRPIAVIMSFIAILMLGLVTSQKLPISLIPDVDIPVITIQLNGKNKTALELENEVVTRFRSKLNQLPYLESLRSETRDGLASIVLRFSYGRDLNYAFIDVNEKVDMVMRNMPKDFERPAIMKASSTDIPAFYLNASLKKKGVDETDILDLSETVSNVIRKKIEQLPEVAMVDMTGRMFPEISITPDVEKMKSLGLRTEQLTRVISEHNRGFGSIQVKDGQYQYNIHFSNGLHQIEDVKDIYLNVNKHLLQLKDIAKVEMRARSRSGLFMTNGEEGVSMAIVKQADARMEDMSRKVDGLLRRIAKEYPFIEITKVRDQTGILKYAMSNLFQSLWWGALLAFMVMFLFLKDGRSPWLIGVSVPISLVISLLLFYLLGISINIISLSGLILGVGMMIDNSIIVIDNITQRMSMGDDLMEACGNGTHEVIRPLISSVLTTCAVFLPLIYLSGISGALFYDQAMAVTIGLSSSLVVSIILIPTLYRLIWMRGRKKQQEKKNRFAIFSSSDAYEKGWHWVFDHSKGMFVAFLLLIGLSALFAYILPKERFPVLDENELLVRVDWNERINIDENRRRVEDLLQKVAPYLEHTDSYIGTQQYLHHNDLELAENECIIYFKLRQEKHKSTFEQEINRFIPLQYPSASYSVSIPPSGFTQMFEGKEAPFIMNLEEKRQMDKVNVDSLNRFVAHLNRQFSFGLIPPFASETYVEICVIPERLVLYRVGQMALFNKLKTVLKSFKIEDLRSSSVYIPIVISGKMHSMEQVLRKLKIRNQKNIEIPVSSLVTLRQKTNFKTYYGNRSGRIFPVAFQSTGDYDEVALAQVLKKEVRDKQSMNCSFGGSIMKAKAVIKELLMVLLIALCLLYFILAAQFESLTQPFIVLLEVPMDIAGALFLLWLGGENLNLMAMIGIIVMCGIIINDSILKIDTINQLRKQGRGLKEAIEEGGHRRLKPILMTSITTILALFPFLIGDDMGSILQRPLALVIIGGMLLGTFVSLYFVPLCYYYLNRKSND, from the coding sequence ATGGTGAATTTTTTAATACGTAGACCCATCGCAGTAATTATGTCGTTTATTGCGATTCTTATGTTGGGATTGGTAACTTCACAGAAGCTACCTATCTCTCTTATCCCCGATGTCGATATACCTGTTATTACCATACAGTTGAATGGTAAAAATAAAACGGCTTTAGAGTTAGAGAATGAGGTGGTAACTAGATTTAGGAGTAAATTGAATCAATTACCCTATTTAGAAAGTCTTCGTAGCGAAACAAGAGATGGGTTGGCATCGATTGTTTTACGCTTTTCGTATGGTAGGGATCTGAATTATGCTTTTATCGATGTGAATGAGAAGGTGGATATGGTGATGCGTAATATGCCTAAGGATTTTGAGCGTCCTGCCATTATGAAAGCCTCTTCTACCGATATCCCTGCTTTCTATTTGAATGCTTCGTTAAAGAAAAAGGGGGTCGATGAAACCGATATTCTGGATCTAAGCGAGACGGTGTCTAATGTGATAAGAAAGAAAATAGAACAACTACCAGAAGTGGCGATGGTAGATATGACGGGCCGAATGTTTCCAGAGATATCGATTACTCCTGATGTCGAAAAGATGAAATCATTGGGATTAAGAACAGAGCAGCTGACACGGGTCATCAGTGAACATAATAGAGGGTTTGGTTCGATACAAGTGAAAGATGGTCAATATCAATATAATATTCATTTTTCTAATGGTTTACATCAAATAGAGGATGTGAAGGATATCTATCTAAATGTGAATAAACATCTTCTACAGCTCAAAGATATTGCCAAAGTAGAGATGCGTGCTCGAAGTCGTAGTGGACTGTTTATGACCAATGGAGAAGAGGGGGTGTCGATGGCTATAGTCAAACAGGCCGATGCTAGAATGGAGGATATGTCCAGAAAAGTAGATGGTCTTTTAAGAAGAATAGCCAAAGAGTATCCCTTTATAGAGATCACCAAAGTAAGAGATCAAACAGGAATTCTTAAATATGCCATGAGTAATCTATTTCAGAGCTTATGGTGGGGCGCACTGTTGGCCTTTATGGTGATGTTCTTATTCTTAAAAGATGGTCGATCACCTTGGCTTATTGGCGTTAGTGTTCCTATTTCATTGGTTATCTCCTTGTTGTTGTTCTATCTTTTGGGGATCTCGATTAATATTATCTCTTTGTCCGGGCTTATCTTAGGAGTGGGAATGATGATCGATAACTCCATTATTGTGATTGATAATATCACCCAAAGAATGTCTATGGGAGACGATCTTATGGAGGCATGTGGTAATGGTACCCATGAGGTCATTCGTCCTCTTATATCGTCTGTATTAACGACCTGTGCTGTTTTTCTACCATTAATCTATCTGAGTGGAATCTCTGGTGCTCTATTTTACGATCAAGCGATGGCGGTCACTATAGGATTAAGTTCTTCTTTGGTGGTATCGATTATCTTGATCCCAACACTCTATCGATTGATATGGATGAGAGGGCGCAAGAAGCAGCAAGAGAAGAAGAATCGTTTTGCGATATTCTCTTCATCGGATGCTTATGAGAAAGGGTGGCATTGGGTCTTTGACCATAGCAAAGGAATGTTTGTTGCCTTTCTTTTGCTTATTGGGCTCTCTGCTTTATTCGCTTATATCCTGCCGAAAGAACGCTTCCCTGTTTTAGATGAGAATGAACTATTGGTTCGTGTGGATTGGAATGAAAGGATAAATATTGACGAGAACAGACGCAGGGTAGAGGATTTACTTCAAAAAGTGGCACCCTATCTTGAGCATACCGATAGCTATATCGGAACGCAGCAATACCTACATCATAATGATTTGGAGTTGGCCGAGAATGAGTGTATTATCTATTTTAAATTGCGACAAGAGAAGCATAAAAGCACATTTGAACAAGAGATAAATCGATTTATCCCTCTTCAATATCCTAGTGCAAGCTACAGTGTATCGATCCCTCCATCTGGTTTTACCCAAATGTTTGAAGGGAAAGAAGCTCCTTTTATCATGAATTTAGAGGAGAAAAGACAGATGGATAAAGTCAATGTGGATAGTCTGAATCGATTTGTTGCTCATTTGAATCGACAATTCTCATTTGGATTGATCCCTCCTTTTGCGAGTGAAACCTATGTGGAGATATGTGTTATCCCAGAGCGTTTGGTATTATATCGTGTGGGGCAAATGGCGTTATTTAATAAATTGAAGACCGTGCTAAAAAGCTTTAAGATAGAAGATCTTCGTAGTAGTTCTGTATATATTCCTATTGTTATCAGTGGGAAAATGCACTCGATGGAACAGGTGCTTCGAAAGCTTAAGATAAGGAACCAAAAGAATATTGAAATTCCTGTCTCTTCGTTGGTCACCTTACGACAGAAGACCAATTTTAAAACCTATTATGGAAATCGGAGTGGGAGAATATTTCCCGTTGCATTTCAATCTACGGGTGATTACGATGAGGTTGCTTTAGCGCAGGTTCTGAAGAAAGAGGTTCGAGATAAGCAGTCGATGAATTGCTCTTTTGGAGGAAGTATAATGAAAGCCAAAGCGGTGATAAAAGAGTTGTTGATGGTGCTGTTGATTGCTTTATGTCTTCTTTACTTTATTCTTGCAGCACAGTTTGAGAGTCTTACACAGCCTTTTATTGTTCTATTGGAAGTTCCAATGGATATCGCAGGAGCCTTGTTCTTATTATGGCTTGGAGGAGAGAACTTAAATCTCATGGCAATGATCGGAATCATTGTGATGTGTGGTATTATTATCAACGACTCGATATTAAAGATCGATACAATCAACCAATTAAGAAAACAAGGACGAGGATTAAAAGAGGCTATTGAAGAAGGAGGCCATAGACGATTAAAGCCAATTTTGATGACCAGTATTACGACCATATTGGCGCTTTTCCCATTTCTTATAGGAGACGATATGGGAAGTATTCTACAACGTCCTTTGGCATTAGTTATTATAGGAGGGATGTTGTTAGGGACTTTTGTAAGTCTCTATTTTGTGCCGTTGTGCTATTACTACCTAAACCGTAAATCTAACGACTAA
- a CDS encoding TerB family tellurite resistance protein, with product MNFFRTLFAGGLGWVLGGPIGAIIGMGASALFSSDTGDESYSRTEPRRQAGGDYLVSLLVLIAAVMKADNKVKRSELDYVKTFLRQTFGEAKAKESLILLKDILKQNIPINDVCHQINRHINREARMQMIHLLFGLALADGHISKEEESLIFKIALQFNLTNQEYISIKSMFIQDSNWAYKVLEIEQNATDQDVHKAFKKMAIKYHPDKVADQGEDIVKAANKKFQKLNEAYQTIKKERNL from the coding sequence ATGAATTTCTTTAGAACACTTTTTGCAGGAGGTTTAGGCTGGGTTCTAGGCGGTCCAATTGGTGCCATTATAGGAATGGGGGCATCCGCCCTTTTCTCTTCAGACACAGGAGATGAGTCATACTCTAGAACAGAACCTAGACGCCAAGCAGGAGGAGATTACCTCGTTAGTCTATTGGTTCTTATTGCTGCAGTCATGAAAGCAGACAATAAGGTCAAGAGATCAGAATTAGATTATGTAAAAACTTTCTTAAGACAGACATTCGGAGAAGCAAAGGCTAAAGAGTCACTTATTCTCTTAAAAGACATCTTAAAACAAAATATACCAATCAATGATGTGTGCCACCAAATAAATCGTCACATCAACAGAGAAGCTAGAATGCAGATGATACACCTTCTTTTTGGTTTAGCACTAGCAGATGGACACATATCTAAAGAAGAAGAATCACTTATTTTTAAAATTGCACTTCAGTTTAACCTTACAAATCAAGAGTACATCTCCATTAAGTCGATGTTTATTCAAGATTCAAATTGGGCTTACAAAGTATTGGAAATTGAACAAAATGCAACAGACCAAGATGTGCACAAGGCATTCAAAAAGATGGCTATTAAATACCATCCTGATAAAGTAGCGGATCAAGGAGAGGATATTGTAAAAGCAGCCAATAAGAAGTTCCAAAAGCTAAACGAAGCATATCAGACGATTAAAAAGGAACGTAACTTATAA
- a CDS encoding DUF1573 domain-containing protein, which produces MIKLKKQDVDYKDKRLNRYNNKAIIIMVALFCFYGCLNTSPKQSKEQIKKDKSETPSLRFKKRIHNFGKLKDGEKVYTSFFFTNEGGKPITITKYTKSCGCITIEGPNKPILPGKESRVVVTFDTSGEWGKQMKTFGVITSNHHSYNLTITAVVENELFQNVTN; this is translated from the coding sequence ATGATAAAATTAAAAAAGCAGGACGTGGACTACAAGGATAAACGTTTAAATAGATACAACAATAAGGCAATCATTATTATGGTTGCCTTATTTTGCTTCTATGGATGTTTAAATACCTCCCCAAAACAGAGTAAAGAGCAAATAAAAAAGGATAAATCTGAGACTCCATCATTGCGCTTTAAAAAAAGAATACATAATTTTGGTAAATTGAAAGATGGGGAGAAGGTCTACACTTCATTCTTCTTTACGAACGAAGGAGGCAAACCTATCACCATCACAAAATATACCAAAAGCTGTGGATGTATTACTATAGAAGGACCAAACAAACCAATCCTTCCTGGCAAAGAGAGTCGCGTGGTAGTCACCTTTGACACATCAGGCGAATGGGGAAAACAAATGAAAACATTTGGTGTTATAACATCAAACCATCACTCTTATAATCTAACGATTACAGCAGTGGTTGAGAATGAATTATTTCAAAACGTAACAAATTAA
- a CDS encoding helix-turn-helix domain-containing protein has translation MNQKEQRVKINRTIDTMINILLNLKEQINLLPQKKEVWLDAQDVMNLLHISQRKLQNLRSSKRLPFTRLGGKILYKESDIMKILSDNYNTKTKD, from the coding sequence ATGAATCAAAAAGAGCAACGTGTCAAAATCAACCGAACCATAGACACTATGATCAACATTCTTTTAAACCTTAAAGAACAGATCAATCTTCTCCCTCAAAAAAAAGAGGTATGGCTCGATGCCCAGGATGTCATGAACCTTCTGCATATTTCTCAACGAAAACTGCAGAACCTCAGATCATCAAAAAGACTCCCATTCACCAGACTAGGAGGTAAAATACTCTATAAAGAATCCGATATCATGAAGATTCTTTCAGATAATTACAATACGAAAACGAAGGATTAA
- the yajC gene encoding preprotein translocase subunit YajC gives MLNIILAQAAQKGMLMQMLPLALVFVVIYFFMIRPQSKKQKEVAKFRNELKVGDKVVTAGGIYGKITGIKENKVLIQIDTDTRIKVDKASILKDYSEAENQK, from the coding sequence ATGCTTAACATTATTTTAGCTCAAGCAGCACAGAAGGGAATGCTTATGCAAATGCTTCCTTTAGCATTGGTTTTTGTTGTGATCTATTTCTTCATGATCCGCCCTCAATCGAAAAAACAAAAAGAGGTAGCTAAGTTCCGTAACGAACTTAAAGTTGGAGACAAAGTAGTTACCGCTGGAGGAATCTATGGTAAAATCACTGGAATCAAAGAGAACAAAGTCCTTATTCAGATAGATACTGACACTCGCATCAAAGTAGATAAAGCGTCTATCCTAAAAGACTACAGCGAAGCTGAAAATCAAAAGTAA
- a CDS encoding transglutaminase-like domain-containing protein — translation MKSKIDTLSSDAIEDVAMLVDREISKQFKYDKRYGLYPKDMTYQEMQLHKGGTCTHCAALGAMSMRSVGIPCSIDFIPAWGNNNSRHEWNAIKIGPEKWEPYNLGEFGSGVPFYFKAPKVLRKQFSVNKNILSETDGYKRPGFLLIPNFKDVTKNYIECTDIIISPNKEHKGLPVISVWNNNDWRIVWYGSKTKEGVKYKNMGKEILYMPQVFMTYQSAPMDSPFYIDKDNTMFSFTADSLKTDTIKDLIVWRWHWLLYRENITKHKAYNLLMWDNGWKCIARTTPDIYRNNNKIQSNILSSDSLCEKNSLQYKLNFNNVPRNALFKLAEPNQRPFFVKNGNVFYL, via the coding sequence TTGAAATCAAAGATAGACACTTTGAGCTCTGATGCTATTGAGGATGTAGCCATGTTGGTTGATCGGGAGATAAGTAAGCAGTTTAAATATGACAAACGCTATGGTTTGTATCCTAAGGATATGACTTATCAAGAAATGCAATTGCATAAAGGAGGGACGTGTACTCATTGTGCTGCACTTGGCGCCATGTCAATGCGGTCTGTAGGCATTCCTTGTAGTATCGATTTTATTCCTGCGTGGGGAAATAATAATTCAAGACATGAGTGGAATGCGATAAAAATTGGGCCTGAAAAATGGGAACCCTATAATTTAGGTGAATTTGGAAGTGGTGTCCCTTTTTATTTTAAAGCACCAAAAGTACTTCGAAAACAATTCTCTGTAAATAAAAATATTTTATCTGAGACGGATGGGTATAAAAGACCTGGTTTTTTACTGATACCTAATTTTAAGGATGTTACCAAAAACTATATTGAATGTACGGATATTATCATCAGCCCAAATAAAGAGCACAAAGGATTACCAGTAATCTCTGTATGGAACAATAACGATTGGCGAATTGTTTGGTATGGTTCTAAAACAAAAGAAGGTGTAAAATATAAAAATATGGGGAAAGAAATCTTGTACATGCCGCAGGTGTTTATGACATACCAATCTGCTCCTATGGATAGTCCTTTTTATATAGATAAAGATAATACTATGTTCAGTTTTACTGCTGATAGTTTAAAAACAGATACAATCAAGGATTTGATTGTGTGGCGTTGGCATTGGTTGTTATATCGTGAAAACATTACAAAGCACAAAGCATATAATCTTTTAATGTGGGATAATGGGTGGAAGTGCATAGCTAGAACAACTCCAGACATATACAGAAACAATAATAAAATTCAATCTAATATACTGAGTAGCGATAGTTTATGTGAAAAAAATAGTTTGCAATATAAATTAAACTTTAATAATGTACCTAGAAATGCTCTTTTTAAATTAGCTGAGCCAAATCAACGACCTTTCTTTGTGAAAAATGGCAATGTTTTTTATTTATAG
- a CDS encoding integrase core domain-containing protein — protein MDEPKKKEFRKANVIQSMSRKGNCWDNAVAENFFKIIKSEMIDHRHYYSRFQAKTEIFHFIEVWYNRKRIHSKLGYRSPLEFMELYNQCAA, from the coding sequence ATGGATGAACCTAAAAAAAAAGAGTTTAGAAAGGCGAATGTAATTCAAAGTATGAGTAGAAAAGGAAACTGCTGGGATAATGCAGTAGCTGAAAATTTCTTTAAGATAATCAAATCTGAAATGATTGATCATAGACACTATTACTCTAGATTTCAGGCAAAGACAGAGATATTTCATTTTATTGAAGTTTGGTATAACAGGAAAAGAATACACTCAAAATTGGGATACAGATCGCCATTGGAATTTATGGAATTATATAATCAATGTGCGGCTTAA
- the coaE gene encoding dephospho-CoA kinase (Dephospho-CoA kinase (CoaE) performs the final step in coenzyme A biosynthesis.), whose amino-acid sequence MITLGITGGIGCGKTTICKALRLLDIPIFISDIEAKKLMTFDPIVKNKLTSILGIEAYQEDGNLNKPYISNKIFHNQEILRKVNKVVHHATKESFKHWKQLQKNSIIAYESALLFESGSDKLMDKVIFIQAPLKTRIERVMKRDKISKEQVQARINNQMDEKKKEKRADYIINNHNQLIIPQLLKLIDTI is encoded by the coding sequence ATGATCACATTAGGAATTACGGGTGGAATAGGTTGTGGTAAGACGACTATCTGCAAAGCATTGAGGCTTTTAGATATACCAATTTTCATCTCTGATATAGAAGCAAAAAAACTGATGACCTTCGATCCTATTGTAAAGAACAAATTAACATCTATTTTAGGAATAGAAGCTTATCAAGAAGATGGAAATCTAAATAAACCATACATATCCAATAAGATTTTCCATAATCAAGAGATTCTTAGAAAGGTTAACAAAGTGGTTCATCATGCGACAAAAGAGTCGTTTAAACATTGGAAACAGCTTCAGAAAAATAGCATTATCGCATATGAGTCTGCACTCTTATTCGAATCAGGATCTGATAAACTAATGGATAAAGTAATTTTTATCCAAGCTCCTTTAAAGACTCGTATAGAACGCGTCATGAAAAGAGATAAAATCTCTAAGGAACAGGTTCAAGCTCGTATTAACAATCAGATGGATGAAAAAAAGAAAGAGAAACGTGCAGACTATATAATTAACAATCATAATCAATTGATCATACCACAATTATTAAAACTTATTGATACAATATGA
- a CDS encoding N-acetylmuramoyl-L-alanine amidase: protein MRNINNVIIHCSDSDNPHHDNVKTIRQWHLDRGWQDIGYHFVITKNGRIKWGRSLEMIGAHCKGHNIDSIGICLTGRNDFSQEQFHFLVILLKKIMRDFKVPKENIFGHNHFNKHKTCPNFDLSKIIEQL, encoded by the coding sequence ATGAGAAATATTAACAATGTCATTATCCACTGCTCCGACAGCGACAACCCTCACCACGACAACGTCAAAACGATTCGTCAATGGCACCTCGATAGAGGATGGCAAGATATTGGATACCATTTTGTGATCACTAAAAATGGTCGAATCAAATGGGGTAGATCCCTCGAAATGATTGGTGCGCACTGCAAAGGTCACAACATCGACTCTATTGGAATTTGTCTCACTGGACGAAACGATTTCTCCCAGGAACAATTCCACTTTCTGGTAATCCTACTCAAAAAGATAATGCGTGATTTTAAAGTTCCCAAAGAAAATATCTTTGGCCACAACCATTTTAACAAACATAAGACTTGCCCAAACTTCGATCTATCTAAGATCATAGAGCAATTATAG
- a CDS encoding ISL3 family transposase produces MVSFWKWIKINKVQIESVAIDMSPAYILSVNTNAPKATIVFDHFHIIKKLNETISKIRSDLNNKEKDKVIKKNLKGSRWLLLKNSENLNLKNEEDSRLEKGLETNTTLFYVYYLKEELRELWNQNNIGDASKFLKQWIEEVNETGILQLKKMVELLIKHKTGVLNWYKCHISTGPLEGINNKIKTIKRQAYGYRDLDFFMLRIKAMHQNIYAKDG; encoded by the coding sequence TTGGTTTCTTTTTGGAAATGGATAAAGATCAATAAAGTCCAAATAGAGTCTGTTGCCATTGATATGTCACCTGCCTATATTCTTTCAGTAAATACAAATGCTCCTAAAGCTACTATTGTATTTGACCATTTTCATATAATAAAGAAACTAAATGAGACTATAAGTAAAATAAGAAGTGATCTAAACAACAAAGAGAAGGATAAGGTTATCAAGAAAAACTTAAAAGGAAGTCGTTGGCTATTGTTAAAGAATTCAGAGAATCTCAACCTTAAGAATGAGGAAGACTCAAGACTTGAAAAAGGATTAGAAACGAATACCACTTTGTTTTATGTATACTATCTGAAAGAAGAATTGAGGGAGCTATGGAATCAAAATAATATTGGAGACGCTTCAAAATTCCTTAAACAATGGATAGAAGAGGTAAATGAGACTGGAATACTTCAGCTTAAGAAAATGGTAGAACTATTAATCAAACACAAAACAGGAGTTCTGAATTGGTATAAGTGCCATATCTCTACTGGTCCCTTAGAAGGCATAAATAACAAGATTAAAACCATCAAAAGACAAGCATATGGATATCGTGACTTAGATTTTTTTATGCTAAGAATAAAAGCAATGCATCAAAATATATACGCAAAAGATGGATGA
- a CDS encoding TolC family protein: protein MKNIKGICILGLMFSSFFVFAQQEPFILTLDGACRLAKSNSLSVFINKNSFLSSYWEYRTYKADFLPELTLKSNLVSYNNSNRLRYNSVTKTDSYVHTKDLNSDVSLSLRQNVGLTGGSIFLESSLDRNQNLGDQEFIQYASRPYRIGYSQKLFGYNRLKWNRLLEPKKYEKAKREYLSNLEGVYITTCNYFFNYALAQKNLENAKYNYDQTNVMVQIAHKRFNIGTIEKDELLQLELQLNNQSIALQEWEVRVQKSRVQLLSFLRLSQDKEIKVLLPSVDSIRIEESLALDHARKSNVLMIQNELTLLNDQSHVARVKSEQRFQANLNLSYGINKADGSYDYKNNVPVNGSVPNVYQPKFDDYQSFAVTLSVPLVDWGKRKGRVEMAKSRQEVNRIKVEQSQIDFEQNVLTTVMEFNLQYAKVKASQRSQQIAEDGYEVTSQRFRNGNIEVLQLNNAQRDRSNALIKVIQSKQNYWKSYFTVRKFTLYDFKSEVALTEDFEALIQNL, encoded by the coding sequence ATGAAAAATATAAAAGGCATTTGTATTCTGGGATTGATGTTCTCTTCCTTTTTTGTTTTTGCTCAACAAGAACCATTTATCTTGACATTAGATGGAGCATGTCGATTGGCAAAAAGTAATTCATTATCTGTTTTTATCAACAAAAACAGCTTCCTATCTAGCTATTGGGAATACCGTACCTATAAAGCAGATTTTTTGCCTGAACTCACTTTGAAATCGAACCTAGTATCTTATAATAACTCCAATCGGTTGCGTTACAATTCGGTGACCAAGACCGATAGTTATGTACATACCAAGGATCTTAATTCTGATGTGTCCTTAAGTTTACGACAGAATGTTGGGCTTACTGGAGGGTCTATTTTCCTAGAAAGTTCTTTGGATAGAAACCAGAACCTAGGGGATCAAGAGTTCATTCAATATGCTTCCCGTCCTTATCGTATCGGTTATTCACAAAAGCTATTTGGATATAATCGATTGAAATGGAATCGTCTGTTAGAACCAAAGAAATATGAGAAAGCCAAAAGAGAATATCTAAGTAATCTAGAGGGAGTATATATCACTACTTGTAACTATTTCTTTAATTATGCTTTGGCACAAAAGAATCTTGAGAATGCAAAATATAATTACGATCAAACCAATGTGATGGTACAGATTGCCCATAAACGATTTAACATTGGTACGATTGAAAAAGATGAGCTGTTGCAACTAGAGCTACAGTTGAATAACCAATCTATTGCCTTGCAAGAGTGGGAAGTGAGGGTGCAAAAGAGTAGGGTGCAGCTACTATCCTTTCTAAGGTTGTCGCAGGATAAGGAGATTAAGGTGTTACTACCAAGCGTCGATTCCATACGTATTGAAGAGAGTCTGGCTTTAGATCATGCTAGAAAATCGAATGTTTTGATGATCCAAAATGAGTTGACCCTATTGAATGATCAATCTCATGTGGCTAGGGTCAAATCGGAACAACGCTTTCAGGCAAACCTTAATCTATCGTATGGAATTAATAAAGCCGATGGAAGTTATGATTATAAAAATAATGTTCCGGTAAATGGTTCGGTGCCGAACGTATATCAGCCAAAGTTTGATGACTATCAGAGTTTTGCTGTTACCCTGAGTGTACCACTTGTGGATTGGGGAAAACGAAAAGGTCGGGTTGAAATGGCTAAGTCAAGACAAGAAGTCAATCGAATCAAAGTAGAGCAATCACAGATCGATTTTGAACAAAATGTTTTGACCACAGTGATGGAGTTCAATTTGCAATATGCGAAGGTAAAGGCATCGCAACGATCACAACAAATTGCGGAGGATGGCTATGAAGTAACTAGTCAAAGGTTTCGTAACGGAAATATAGAGGTATTGCAACTCAATAATGCGCAAAGAGATCGTTCCAATGCGCTGATTAAAGTCATCCAATCGAAACAAAATTATTGGAAAAGTTATTTTACGGTCAGAAAATTTACGCTGTATGACTTTAAATCAGAGGTTGCATTAACGGAAGATTTTGAAGCTTTGATCCAGAACCTGTAG